The following coding sequences are from one Xiphophorus couchianus chromosome 7, X_couchianus-1.0, whole genome shotgun sequence window:
- the LOC114148004 gene encoding FERM and PDZ domain-containing protein 4 isoform X3 has protein sequence MDVFSFVKMPKLSGHRTKSSGWPPPSGTWSASQGPPNGWDMGTIREGRDCYINHVSQSNSLEEVCLDGDKFVPPAPRKVEMRRDPVLGFGFVAGSEKPVVVRSVTPGGPSEGKLIPGDEIIMINDEPVSSAPRERVIDLVRSCKESIVLTVVQPYPSPKSAFISAAKKAKLKTNPVKVRFAEEVIVNGQVPETVKDNSLLFMPNVLKVYLENGQTKSFRFDSNTSIKDVILTLQEKLSIKCIEHFSLMLEQRAEGSASKLMLLHEQEMLTQVTQRPGSHKMKCFFRITFVPKDPVDLLRRDAVAFEYLYVQSCNDVVLERFGSELKYDTALRLAALQMYILTINTKQSQKVSLKYIEKEWGLALFLPPAVLSSMKEKNIKKALTHILKTNQNLVPPGKKLTALQAKVHYLKYLSDLRLYGGRVFKSTLVQGEKHTEVTLLVGPKYGISHVINTKTNLVALLADFSHVNRIEMYAEDDNRVRVDLHVLDVKPITLLMESVDAMNLACLTAGYYRLLVDSRRSIFNVAKNTETSHAAKPKQNYQAIECAYSIPHKACEDRSNQRCSQDYLDQECEYLDHSRCEVQPVYVTEIHQPQHSVHMAERAECCRVPCSQTYLNIPRPKPPDSSRNAKVSFIFGEPPLDSVNPQNLGYQRLMDEGPEIADNYSHMYRRLEEDYKMMDAIEEGYPYSTKIFGPTECIEEPLLHDICYAETTDDAEDEDDISCEEDLVMSDIDKPTLLTLSGSSDDIIDLTSLPPPPEVNDEEDNDVLLHSLNMAIAAPPPGFRDSSDEDEQQGAGTRAQEACNDIPISLIDSVPTHRAEGSEEPLDDAVVSTLQALEALAASEEQSPAQSESSTGVQISRTFSPESSDSGNETNSSEMTESSELAAAQRHSENHLRMHVAMTEGYRAMNEEKAEVCTTSDENPEEAKSSAVTSSQIFHSDGGEMEPDTMEIKSVSEFFTKMHMGSLMSRQRGRQREAESSIQGDRCSSSEKFNSTSLDSAKEEPPHLVGKYNTFTVRDSYYMNQLDLGRTHCKDRHQKWQQRAPGSKMAENLASECANDSQASHADRLTAKGENQDSDERNQQLNAHLISPSKGPFPAESDATSQDNKQKQIKFSQSEQDVTRMYEYHVSKRMSSIQSEGVHSLQSSQCSSIDAGCSTGSSSWVTPMDSPLCATDSMHVLSESSLKGMSYAAGAEEKAYGPTVQGKVGHTMDPTLMRKIHAATSAEPGFGSSHKMPKIKETTV, from the exons CCACAGGACCAAATCCTCTGGTTGGCCGCCCCCGTCAGGGACCTGGAGTGCTTCCCAAGGACCCCCAAATGGATGGGACATGGGCACCATCAGAGAGGGGCGTGACTGCTACATCAA TCACGTCTCCCAGAGTAACTCCCTGGAGGAAGTTTGTCTGGACGGAGACAAGTTTGTGCCCCCCGCGCCCCGGAAGGTTGAGATGAGGCGGGACCCTGTGCTTGGCTTCGGATTTGTGGCAGGAAGCGAGAAACCTGTGGTTGTCCGCTCAGTTACTCCAG GGGGTCCATCTGAAGGCAAACTGATCCCCGGGGACGAGATCATCATGATTAATGATGAGCCAGTCAGCTCAGCACCCAGGGAAAGGGTTATCGACCTTGTCAG GAGCTGTAAAGAGTCCATAGTGCTGACTGTTGTTCAACCATACCCA TCACCCAAATCTGCATTCATCAGCGCAGCAAAAAAGGCCAAGTTAAAGACAAATCCTGTTAAAGTCCGCTTTGCTGAAGAGGTCATCGTCAACGGACAGGTCCCA GAAACAGTAAAGGACAACTCCCTCCTTTTTATGCCAAATGTTTTGAAGGTATACCTGGAAAATGGCCAGACTAAATCATTTAGATTTGACAGCAACACATCCATTAAG GACGTCATTTTGACCCTGCAAGAAAAGCTATCCATTAAGTGCATTGAGCACTTCTCTTTAATGCTGGAGCAAAGAGCTGAAGGATCTGCCAGCAAACTCATGCTCCTGCATGAGCAGGAGATGCTAACTCAG GTGACACAGAGGCCCGGCTCACACAAGATGAAGTGCTTCTTTCGGATCACTTTTGTCCCAAAGGATCCCGTGGACCTGCTAAGAAGAGATGCAGTAGCCTTTGAGTACCTCTACGTTCAG AGCTGTAATGATGTGGTGTTGGAGAGATTCGGGTCAGAACTGAAATATGACACAGCTCTTCGCCTGGCTGCCCTGCAAATGTACATTCTGACCATCAATACTAAGCAGTCTCAGAAAGTTTCCCTGAAGTATATTGA GAAGGAATGGGGTCTGGCATTATTCCTGCCACCTGCAGTGTTGTCTAGCATGAAAGAGAAGAATATCAAAAAAGCTCTCACCCACATCTTGAAAACTAACCAAAACTTGGTGCCTCCTGGCAAAAAG CTGACTGCACTGCAGGCAAAGGTGCATTATCTGAAGTATCTCAGTGATTTGAGACTTTATGGAGGCCGTGTTTTCAAATCCACTCTGGTG CAAGGCGAGAAGCACACAGAAGTGACTTTGCTGGTGGGGCCTAAATACGGCATCAGTCATgtgataaacacaaaaacaaatctggtgGCTCTTCTGGCTGACTTCAGCCATGTTAACCGCATTGAGATGTATGCTGAAGATGATAACAGGGTTAGAGTGGACCTGCATGTTCTGGACGTGAAG CCCATCACTCTGTTAATGGAATCTGTTGATGCAATGAATCTGGCCTGTTTGACTGCTGGCTACTACAGATTACTCGTAGACTCTCGGCGCTCCATCTTCAATGTGGCCAAAAACACGGAAACAA GCCATGCAGCTAAACCGAAACAAAACTACCAGGCAATCGAGTGTGCTTACAGTATACCTCACAAAGCATGTGAGGACAGAAGTAACCAGAGGTGCAGCCAAGATTACTTAGACCAGGAGTGTGAATACCTTGACCACAGTAGATGTGAAGTCCAGCCTGTGTATGTGACAGAGATTCACCAGCCTCAGCACTCTGTTCATATGGCAGAGAGAGCGGAGTGCTGCAGAGTTCCTTGCTCCCAGACTTATCTCAACATACCAAGGCCTAAACCACCGGATTCATCCAGAAATGCAAAGGTTTCCTTCATATTTGGGGAACCCCCTCTGGACAGCGTGAACCCCCAAAACCTGGGTTACCAGAGACTGATGGACGAAGGCCCAGAGATTGCAGATAATTACAGCCACATGTACAGGCGCCTTGAGGAGGATTATAAGATGATGGATGCCATAGAGGAGGGTTATCCATACTCTACCAAAATCTTTGGTCCCACAGAGTGCATCGAGGAGCCCCTGCTGCATGACATCTGCTATGCAGAGACAACAGATGACGCAGAAGATGAGGATGACATCAGCTGTGAGGAAGATTTGGTGATGAGTGACATTGATAAGCCCACATTGCTGACACTCTCAGGGTCCAGTGATGACATCATTGACTTGACCTCCCTCCCTCCACCTCCAGAGGTTAATGATGAGGAGGACAACGACGTGCTTCTGCACTCCCTCAACATGGCCattgctgctcctcctcctggtTTCAGGGACAGTTCTGATGAGGATGAACAGCAGGGGGCTGGGACTCGGGCCCAGGAGGCCTGCAATGATATCCCCATCTCTCTAATAGACTCTGTTCCCACACACCGAGCGGAGGGTTCTGAGGAGCCTCTGGACGATGCAGTGGTGTCCACCCTGCAGGCACTCGAGGCTCTGGCTGCTTCCGAAGAACAGAGTCCTGCACAGTCTGAGAGCAGCACAG GTGTACAAATATCACGAACGTTTAGCCCAGAGTCTTCCGATTCTGGCAATGAGACAAACTCCTCTGAGATGACCGAGAGTTCAGAGTTAGCAGCTGCTCAGAGACATTCAGAAAACCACCTGAGGATGCATGTAGCCATGACAGAAGGATACCGTGCCATGAATGAAGAAAAGGCAGAGGTTTGCACAACTAGTGATGAGAATCCAGAGGAAGCTAAATCCTCGGCCGTTACCTCCTCTCAGATTTTCCACTCAGATGGCGGTGAGATGGAACCAGATACTATGGAAATCAAATCAGTCAGTGAATTCTTCACCAAGATGCACATGGGCTCCCTAATgagcagacagagagggagGCAGAGGGAGGCGGAGAGCAGTATCCAAGGAGATAGATGCAGTTCCTCTGAAAAATTTAACTCGACTTCTCTAGATTCCGCTAAGGAGGAGCCCCCTCATCTTGTAGGAAAGTACAACACTTTCACTGTAAGAGATTCCTATTACATGAATCAACTTGATCTAGGGAGAACTCACTGCAAAGACAGGCATCAAAAATGGCAGCAGAGAGCACCGGGAAGCAAAATGGCAGAGAATCTTGCATCAGAATGTGCAAATGACTCACAGGCTTCCCACGCAGACAGGCTGACAGCAAAGGGAGAGAACCAGGACTCAGATGAAAGAAACCAACAGTTAAATGCCCATCTCATCTCCCCATCCAAAGGGCCCTTCCCCGCTGAGAGTGATGCTACTTCACAGGACAATAAGCAGAAACAGATCAAGTTTTCGCAGTCAGAGCAGGATGTCACACGGATGTATGAATACCACGTTAGCAAGCGCATGTCATCAATACAAAGTGAAGGCGTTCATTCTTTGCAGAGCTCACAGTGCTCGTCAATAGATGCGGGTTGTAGCACTGGCAGCAGCAGTTGGGTCACTCCAATGGACTCTCCCCTTTGTGCCACAGACAGTATGCATGTACTATCAGAGTCTTCGCTAAAGGGGATGAGCTATGCAGCTGGGGCTGAGGAGAAGGCCTATGGACCCACAGTGCAGGGGAAAGTGGGGCATACAATGGACCCCACCCTGATGAGAAAAATCCATGCagctaccagtgctgagccaGGGTTTGGGAGCAGTCACAAAATGCCCAAGATAAAAGAAACCACAG TGTAG